From the Kitasatospora viridis genome, one window contains:
- a CDS encoding nuclear transport factor 2 family protein — protein sequence MTAGPVEIFERFRAGLAAGEPGLPEDLWAEDAVVEYPFAPDDRAQRFTGRAGYAEFAAAGRAARPAGVAEVRALHRTADPEVLIAEYEVGGAVFVLMLRVRDGLVRHWREYQDVAVPA from the coding sequence ATGACTGCCGGGCCGGTGGAGATCTTCGAGCGGTTCCGCGCCGGCCTGGCGGCGGGCGAGCCGGGGCTGCCCGAGGACCTGTGGGCCGAGGACGCGGTGGTGGAGTACCCGTTCGCGCCCGACGACCGCGCGCAGCGGTTCACCGGGCGGGCCGGGTACGCCGAGTTCGCGGCGGCGGGGCGGGCGGCCCGGCCGGCCGGGGTCGCCGAGGTGCGGGCGTTGCACCGCACCGCCGATCCGGAGGTGCTGATCGCCGAGTACGAGGTGGGCGGCGCCGTGTTCGTGCTGATGCTCCGGGTGCGGGACGGGCTGGTGCGGCACTGGCGGGAGTACCAGGACGTGGCCGTGCCCGCCTGA
- a CDS encoding MFS transporter — translation MNATLAPLRRRAFRQLVIGRSFATLANALAPVALSFAVLDLTGSLTALGLVVGVRSLANVASLLFGGVLADRVSRGVILQGTSVASAVSQGLLALAVLAHFASLPLLLALSLVNGVLAALSLPASAALLPETVPEEELLPANAVKRMGSNIAFIAGSSLGGALVASVGSGWAMVLNAVVQLVAAACYLTVRLPVVARPAERTRPIAELREGWREFTANRWVWVVVLQFMVVNAAESGAVTVLGPGVADATVGRAVWGVLLSVPMAGALAAGLLVARLAIRRALLVGVAAVLTMALPSLTLALHPTVPVLAVAMFTTGFAMEFFGVAWDLSLQQNVPADRLARVYSFDALGSFLALPLGEMAAGPLAGRIGTRATLLGATTLILLATAAALVDRSVRSLTVREPAVAAEQPVPA, via the coding sequence ATGAACGCCACCCTCGCCCCCTTGCGTCGCCGTGCGTTTCGCCAGCTCGTGATCGGGCGCAGCTTCGCCACGCTGGCCAACGCGCTGGCGCCGGTGGCGCTCTCCTTCGCGGTGCTCGACCTGACCGGGTCGCTGACCGCGCTGGGCCTGGTGGTCGGCGTCCGCTCGCTGGCCAACGTGGCCTCGCTGCTGTTCGGCGGGGTGCTGGCCGACCGGGTGTCGCGCGGGGTGATCCTGCAGGGCACCTCGGTGGCCTCGGCGGTCAGCCAGGGCCTGCTGGCGCTCGCGGTGCTGGCGCACTTCGCCTCGCTGCCGCTGCTGCTCGCGCTCAGCCTGGTGAACGGCGTGCTGGCCGCGCTGTCGCTGCCGGCCAGCGCCGCCCTGCTGCCCGAGACGGTGCCCGAGGAGGAGCTGCTGCCGGCCAACGCGGTCAAGCGGATGGGCTCCAACATCGCTTTCATCGCGGGCAGTTCGCTCGGCGGCGCACTGGTCGCAAGCGTCGGCTCCGGCTGGGCGATGGTGTTGAACGCGGTGGTGCAACTGGTCGCCGCCGCCTGCTACCTGACGGTCCGGCTGCCGGTCGTCGCCCGGCCCGCCGAGCGCACCCGCCCGATCGCCGAACTGCGGGAGGGCTGGCGGGAGTTCACCGCCAACCGGTGGGTCTGGGTGGTGGTGCTGCAGTTCATGGTGGTGAACGCCGCCGAGTCCGGCGCGGTCACCGTGCTCGGGCCCGGCGTCGCCGACGCGACGGTCGGCCGGGCGGTCTGGGGCGTGCTGCTCTCGGTGCCGATGGCGGGCGCACTGGCGGCCGGCCTGCTGGTGGCCCGGCTGGCGATCCGGCGGGCGCTGCTGGTCGGCGTCGCCGCGGTGCTCACCATGGCGCTGCCCTCGCTCACCCTGGCCCTGCACCCGACCGTGCCGGTGCTGGCGGTGGCGATGTTCACCACCGGGTTCGCGATGGAGTTCTTCGGGGTGGCCTGGGACCTGTCCCTGCAGCAGAACGTCCCGGCCGACCGGCTGGCCCGGGTCTACTCCTTCGACGCGCTCGGGTCGTTCCTGGCGCTGCCGCTCGGCGAGATGGCGGCCGGCCCGCTGGCCGGTCGGATCGGCACCCGGGCGACGCTGCTCGGCGCCACCACGCTGATCCTGCTGGCCACCGCGGCCGCGCTGGTGGACCGCTCGGTGCGCTCGCTGACGGTGCGTGAGCCGGCCGTCGCCGCCGAGCAGCCGGTGCCGGCCTGA
- a CDS encoding DedA family protein, translating into MGSITNWLSGLSGPVVYAVVAALVFAEDALFVGFVLPGETAAVLGGTIAAAHRGVSLPVLMVVVVLAAVLGDTVGYTIGRRFGPALLRTRLAVRHEARIDRARGFIREKGPAAVFFGRFVALFRALVPTLAGVSRMPYGRFLAFNLAGGTLWGIGFTLLGFAAGTAYARVEHLVGTVLAVVVGVLVVAALGVWLWRRHRRERAELDGADGADRNDGADGADRNDGADRADRNDRD; encoded by the coding sequence GTGGGTTCGATCACCAACTGGCTGTCAGGTCTCTCCGGTCCGGTGGTGTACGCCGTGGTGGCGGCCCTGGTCTTCGCCGAGGACGCGCTGTTCGTCGGCTTCGTGCTGCCCGGCGAGACCGCCGCGGTGCTCGGCGGCACCATCGCGGCGGCCCACCGCGGGGTCAGCCTGCCGGTGCTGATGGTCGTGGTGGTGCTGGCCGCGGTGCTCGGCGACACCGTCGGCTACACGATCGGGCGCCGGTTCGGCCCGGCGCTGCTGCGCACCCGGTTGGCGGTGCGGCACGAGGCGCGGATCGACCGGGCCCGCGGCTTCATCCGGGAGAAGGGGCCGGCGGCGGTCTTCTTCGGCCGGTTCGTGGCGCTCTTCCGGGCCCTGGTGCCGACCCTGGCCGGGGTCTCCCGGATGCCCTACGGCCGGTTCCTCGCCTTCAACCTGGCCGGCGGCACGCTCTGGGGGATCGGCTTCACCCTGCTCGGCTTCGCCGCCGGCACCGCCTACGCCAGGGTCGAGCACCTGGTCGGCACGGTGCTCGCGGTGGTGGTCGGGGTGCTGGTGGTGGCCGCGCTCGGGGTCTGGCTGTGGCGCCGCCACCGCCGCGAGCGGGCCGAACTGGACGGGGCGGACGGGGCGGACCGGAACGACGGGGCGGACGGGGCGGACCGGAACGACGGGGCGGACCGGGCGGACCGGAACGACCGGGACTGA
- a CDS encoding DUF4291 domain-containing protein, giving the protein MTNEMTAELPRRQIRARYTERTVTVYQAYRPEIGDHAIAHGAFPESWSRSRMTWIKPSFLWMMYRCGWGTKPGQERVLALEISRAGFDSALAGACLSHYDRDVHADRREWSERLRDSTVRVQWDPERDLDLRPLAHRSLQLGLAGRATRDYADHWIEAVRDVTPLAHRVHELVRAGDRAAAAALLPEERPYPVGASVVSNLGATAQ; this is encoded by the coding sequence ATGACGAACGAGATGACCGCAGAGCTCCCGCGCCGCCAGATCCGGGCGCGCTACACGGAGCGGACGGTGACGGTCTACCAGGCGTACCGACCCGAGATCGGTGACCACGCGATCGCCCACGGCGCCTTCCCCGAGAGCTGGTCCCGCTCCCGGATGACCTGGATCAAGCCCAGCTTCCTGTGGATGATGTACCGCTGCGGCTGGGGCACCAAGCCCGGCCAGGAGCGGGTGCTGGCCCTGGAGATCAGCCGGGCCGGCTTCGACTCGGCGCTGGCGGGCGCCTGCCTCTCGCACTACGACCGGGACGTGCACGCCGACCGGCGGGAGTGGTCCGAGCGGCTGCGCGACAGCACCGTGCGGGTGCAGTGGGACCCGGAGCGCGACCTCGACCTGCGCCCCCTGGCGCACCGTTCGCTCCAGCTCGGCCTGGCCGGCCGGGCCACCCGGGACTACGCCGACCACTGGATCGAGGCGGTGCGCGACGTGACCCCGCTGGCCCACCGGGTGCACGAGCTGGTCCGGGCCGGCGACCGCGCGGCCGCCGCCGCGCTGCTGCCCGAGGAGCGGCCCTACCCGGTCGGTGCCAGTGTGGTGAGCAACCTGGGAGCCACGGCGCAGTAG
- a CDS encoding nucleosidase has product MKLIGDVTPERPLLVLALAEEAAHLDGSLPVLLTGMGKVNAAAALATVLAGGPHPSEVLNLGTAGALRPGLAGRTHLIGTVRQHDLDGRLLAKVTGEVTGEPLTLPVDGLTLATGDLFVSDPVARDRLAVDADLVDMEGYALVAVAQRAGVPVRLVKHVSDEAGEGAGKVWRESVDDCAKALAQWLAEDLAGS; this is encoded by the coding sequence ATGAAGCTGATCGGAGACGTCACGCCCGAACGCCCCCTGCTCGTGCTGGCGCTGGCCGAGGAGGCCGCGCACCTGGACGGCTCGCTGCCGGTGCTGCTCACCGGGATGGGCAAGGTGAACGCGGCCGCCGCGCTGGCCACCGTGCTGGCCGGCGGGCCGCACCCCTCGGAGGTGCTCAACCTGGGCACGGCCGGCGCGCTGCGCCCGGGCCTGGCCGGCCGCACCCACCTGATCGGCACGGTGCGCCAGCACGACCTGGACGGCCGGCTGCTCGCGAAGGTGACCGGGGAGGTCACCGGCGAGCCGCTGACCCTGCCCGTGGACGGCCTCACCCTGGCCACCGGCGACCTCTTCGTCTCCGACCCGGTGGCCCGCGACCGGCTGGCCGTCGACGCCGACCTGGTCGACATGGAGGGCTACGCGCTGGTCGCCGTCGCCCAGCGGGCCGGGGTGCCGGTCCGGCTGGTCAAGCACGTCAGCGACGAGGCCGGCGAGGGCGCGGGCAAGGTCTGGCGGGAGAGCGTGGACGACTGCGCCAAGGCGCTGGCCCAGTGGCTGGCCGAGGACCTCGCCGGCTCCTGA
- a CDS encoding cytochrome c oxidase assembly protein yields MQTAQTVMAATGYHGPPPWQWSDLATSWTAEPVVLALSVLLGGGYLLGVRRLARAGTRWQPTRTLLFLGGLLLWIWCTCSGLGVYERILFTDRAVQVVLLLMLVPLLLAMGAPVSLLVEASPPQRQQRILRVLRSGPSKVLMFPAVSTALLMAPPWLLYFTPWYEKSLSSGAWNIGLHVSLVLLGLAYFWPRLQLDPVGHEYPHLVGLFITFAEVIFDAALGIVLIYGGHIVADHYYTALARPWGPTLAQDQTWGGNGLWVLGDLVGLPFICALVRRMIVQGREENAAVDAALDAEFEAQTAARAAAAAAAATTGTAAAADPAPEPDGMRPWWLDDPNLKHRYGTGS; encoded by the coding sequence ATGCAGACCGCACAGACCGTCATGGCCGCCACCGGTTACCACGGACCGCCGCCGTGGCAGTGGTCCGACCTGGCCACCTCGTGGACCGCCGAGCCGGTGGTGCTCGCGCTGTCGGTGCTGCTCGGCGGCGGCTACCTGCTGGGGGTGCGCCGGCTGGCCCGGGCCGGCACCCGCTGGCAGCCGACCCGCACCCTGCTCTTCCTCGGCGGCCTGCTGCTGTGGATCTGGTGCACCTGCTCCGGGCTCGGGGTCTACGAGCGGATCCTGTTCACCGACCGCGCGGTGCAGGTGGTGCTGCTGCTGATGCTGGTGCCGCTGCTGCTGGCGATGGGCGCACCGGTCTCGCTGCTGGTGGAGGCCTCGCCGCCGCAGCGGCAGCAGCGGATCCTGCGGGTGCTGCGCAGCGGCCCGTCGAAGGTGCTGATGTTCCCGGCGGTCTCCACCGCGCTGCTGATGGCGCCGCCGTGGCTGCTCTACTTCACCCCCTGGTACGAGAAGTCGCTGAGCAGCGGGGCCTGGAACATCGGGCTGCACGTCTCGCTGGTGCTGCTGGGGCTGGCCTACTTCTGGCCGCGGCTGCAGCTGGACCCGGTCGGCCACGAGTACCCGCACCTGGTGGGCCTGTTCATCACCTTCGCGGAGGTGATCTTCGACGCCGCGCTGGGCATCGTGCTGATCTACGGCGGCCACATCGTGGCCGACCACTACTACACGGCGCTGGCCCGCCCGTGGGGCCCGACCCTGGCGCAGGACCAGACCTGGGGCGGCAACGGCCTCTGGGTGCTCGGCGACCTGGTCGGCCTGCCGTTCATCTGCGCGCTGGTCCGCCGCATGATCGTCCAGGGCCGCGAGGAGAACGCCGCCGTGGACGCCGCGCTGGACGCCGAGTTCGAGGCGCAGACCGCCGCCCGCGCCGCCGCGGCCGCCGCCGCGGCGACCACCGGCACCGCCGCCGCCGCGGACCCGGCGCCCGAGCCGGACGGCATGCGGCCGTGGTGGCTGGACGACCCCAACCTCAAGCACCGCTACGGCACCGGATCCTGA
- a CDS encoding glutamate ABC transporter substrate-binding protein: protein MRIRTTLLAVALAAPLTLLGSAQAQPGRPTVLTAAQSTPAQNCDLTKSLPPSTDESGPAVRAIKARGVLVAGVDQNAYDWGFRDPTTGQLQGFDIDLVHAIAKAILGDPNKVQFKTVPTALRIKAIQDGSVDLIARTMSITCDRLGQVAFSTEYFQAGQQVVVPKSAHAKTIDDALRGKRVCVADSSTAQSYLKTNPRGQASVVTVENALDCLVRMQLGQVDATLTDNALAVGQAAQDPTVQVIGPSLTDEPYGVAMSKNSPDLVARVNQVLEDYRHGPWQASYQHWLQPVLGPSSGPPPADYLP, encoded by the coding sequence ATGCGGATCAGAACCACCCTGCTCGCCGTCGCGCTGGCCGCGCCGCTGACCCTGCTCGGCAGCGCCCAGGCCCAGCCCGGCCGGCCCACCGTCCTGACGGCCGCTCAGAGCACGCCGGCCCAGAACTGCGACCTGACCAAGAGCCTGCCGCCGAGCACCGACGAGAGCGGCCCGGCGGTGCGCGCCATCAAGGCCCGCGGGGTGCTGGTGGCCGGCGTCGACCAGAACGCCTACGACTGGGGCTTCCGGGATCCGACGACCGGTCAGCTCCAGGGCTTCGACATCGACCTGGTGCACGCGATCGCCAAGGCGATCCTCGGCGACCCGAACAAGGTGCAGTTCAAGACGGTGCCGACAGCGTTGCGTATAAAAGCCATCCAGGACGGTTCGGTCGACCTGATCGCGCGTACCATGTCGATCACTTGCGACCGGCTGGGTCAGGTGGCGTTCTCCACCGAGTACTTCCAGGCCGGACAGCAGGTCGTGGTGCCGAAGTCGGCGCACGCGAAGACGATCGACGACGCGCTGAGGGGGAAGCGGGTGTGCGTGGCGGACTCCTCCACCGCACAGAGCTACCTGAAGACCAACCCGCGCGGCCAGGCGAGCGTGGTCACCGTGGAGAACGCGCTGGACTGCCTGGTCCGGATGCAGCTCGGCCAGGTGGACGCCACGCTGACCGACAACGCGCTGGCCGTCGGCCAGGCGGCGCAGGACCCGACCGTGCAGGTGATCGGCCCCTCGCTGACCGACGAGCCGTACGGCGTCGCGATGTCCAAGAACTCCCCCGACCTGGTCGCCCGGGTCAACCAGGTGCTGGAGGACTACCGCCACGGCCCGTGGCAGGCGAGCTACCAGCACTGGCTGCAGCCGGTGCTCGGCCCGTCCAGCGGCCCGCCGCCGGCCGACTACCTGCCGTAG
- a CDS encoding serine/threonine-protein kinase: MGEACVRPGCSGGVIDPDGYCTECGLTAENAGAVAVAVAVSAPAGGPAACRRSGCTGTIDTDGFCDECGLAPEQGAAAPPAVPSARQAPDSRSVPSHGSSRTGSSRSMSGRSRSHRSTRTGTRGSVSVRSSKGTATTTNRGRLGAGLVTVPPVPKSDPAAAVLVDPEVPERKRFCSKCDAPVGREKNGRPGRPDGFCTQCGQAYSFTPKLQRGDLVGGQYEVMGCLAHGGLGWIYLAVDRRVSDRWVVLKGLLDTGDEDALAVAIAERRFLAEVDHPNIVRIINFVEHPDTRTGSIDGYIVMEYVGGKSLKDIANERRTPDGRREPLPVPQAIAYALEALPAMGYLHSRGLVYCDFKIDNVIQSEDTLKIIDMGAVRRFDDDGAIYGTVGYQAPEIATDGPSPASDLYTVARTLAVLTFDFQGYSTTYRDELPGPEEVPVFAQYESFYRLLVRATDPDPSRRFSSAEEMADQLTGVLREILALTDGQPRPALSTLFGPELRVVDTELITDGEPAVPGLPPLVPTDAAAAALALPVPRVSPEDPNAGFLAALMATRPGDVLSALGTATQDSVELRLRRLRALAELGRHTEAEQALAQLRADHGDDWRVVWYRGLAQLAQAGAAATQVQSRALTEAAAEAFDAVYDAFPGEAAPKLALGVCAELLGTREDAAEFYRLVWTADRGYVSAAFGLARVCLAVGDRAGAVAALESVPETSSHYTAARIAAVRARVRARSPKDPLAADLAAGNTQLAALGLDDRRREQLSVEVLETALAWALAGTPGHAQGAAELGTLPVRERELRFALEKSYRSLARLAERSQERIELVDRANRSRPRTWV; encoded by the coding sequence ATGGGCGAAGCGTGTGTCCGGCCGGGGTGCTCCGGCGGGGTGATCGACCCGGACGGGTACTGCACCGAGTGCGGGCTGACGGCGGAGAACGCTGGGGCGGTGGCGGTGGCGGTGGCGGTCTCGGCGCCGGCCGGCGGGCCGGCGGCCTGCCGCCGGTCGGGCTGCACCGGCACCATCGACACCGACGGCTTCTGCGACGAGTGCGGGCTGGCCCCGGAGCAGGGCGCGGCCGCGCCGCCCGCGGTGCCGTCCGCCCGGCAGGCGCCGGACTCCCGCTCCGTGCCCTCGCACGGCTCCAGCCGCACCGGGTCCTCGCGCTCGATGTCCGGCCGCTCCCGCTCGCACCGCTCCACCCGGACCGGCACCCGCGGCTCGGTCTCGGTGCGCAGCTCCAAGGGCACCGCCACCACGACCAACCGCGGCCGGCTGGGTGCGGGCCTGGTCACCGTGCCGCCGGTGCCGAAGAGCGACCCGGCCGCGGCCGTGCTGGTCGACCCCGAGGTGCCGGAGCGCAAGCGGTTCTGCAGCAAGTGCGACGCCCCGGTGGGCCGGGAGAAGAACGGCCGGCCGGGCCGCCCGGACGGCTTCTGCACCCAGTGCGGGCAGGCCTACTCGTTCACCCCGAAGCTGCAGCGCGGCGACCTGGTCGGCGGCCAGTACGAGGTGATGGGCTGTCTGGCGCACGGCGGCCTGGGCTGGATCTACCTGGCGGTGGACCGCCGGGTGAGCGACCGCTGGGTGGTGCTCAAGGGCCTGCTGGACACCGGTGACGAGGACGCGCTGGCGGTGGCGATCGCCGAGCGGCGGTTCCTCGCCGAGGTGGACCACCCGAACATCGTGCGGATCATCAACTTCGTCGAGCACCCGGACACCCGCACCGGTTCGATCGACGGCTACATCGTGATGGAGTACGTCGGCGGCAAGTCGCTCAAGGACATCGCCAACGAGCGCCGCACCCCGGACGGCCGGCGCGAGCCGCTGCCGGTGCCGCAGGCCATCGCCTACGCGCTGGAGGCGCTGCCGGCCATGGGCTACCTGCACAGCCGGGGCCTGGTCTACTGCGACTTCAAGATCGACAACGTGATCCAGAGCGAGGACACGCTCAAGATCATCGACATGGGCGCGGTCCGCCGGTTCGACGACGACGGCGCGATCTACGGCACCGTCGGCTACCAGGCGCCGGAGATCGCCACCGACGGCCCCTCCCCCGCCTCCGACCTGTACACCGTGGCCCGCACCCTGGCGGTGCTCACCTTCGACTTCCAGGGCTACAGCACCACCTACCGGGACGAGCTGCCGGGGCCGGAGGAGGTGCCGGTCTTCGCCCAGTACGAGTCCTTCTACCGGCTGCTGGTGCGGGCCACCGACCCGGACCCGTCCCGCCGGTTCTCCTCCGCCGAGGAGATGGCCGACCAACTCACCGGCGTGCTGCGGGAGATCCTCGCGCTGACCGACGGTCAGCCCCGGCCCGCGCTCTCCACCCTGTTCGGCCCCGAGCTGCGCGTGGTGGACACCGAGCTGATCACCGACGGCGAGCCCGCCGTGCCCGGCCTGCCGCCGCTGGTGCCCACCGACGCCGCCGCGGCCGCGCTGGCCCTGCCCGTCCCCCGGGTCTCCCCGGAGGACCCGAACGCCGGCTTCCTCGCCGCCCTGATGGCCACCCGGCCGGGCGACGTGCTCAGCGCGCTCGGCACCGCCACCCAGGACTCGGTCGAGCTGCGGCTGCGCCGGCTGCGGGCGCTGGCCGAACTCGGCCGGCACACCGAGGCCGAGCAGGCGCTGGCCCAACTGCGCGCCGACCACGGCGACGACTGGCGGGTCGTCTGGTACCGCGGCCTGGCCCAGCTGGCCCAGGCCGGCGCCGCCGCCACCCAGGTGCAGTCCCGGGCGCTCACCGAGGCCGCCGCCGAGGCCTTCGACGCGGTCTACGACGCCTTCCCCGGCGAGGCCGCGCCCAAGCTGGCGCTCGGCGTCTGCGCCGAACTGCTCGGCACCCGGGAGGACGCCGCCGAGTTCTACCGGCTGGTGTGGACCGCCGACCGGGGCTACGTGAGCGCCGCCTTCGGCCTGGCCCGGGTCTGCCTGGCGGTCGGCGACCGGGCCGGTGCGGTGGCCGCGCTGGAGTCCGTGCCGGAGACCTCCAGCCACTACACCGCCGCCCGGATCGCCGCCGTCCGGGCCCGGGTGCGGGCCCGCTCGCCCAAGGACCCGCTGGCCGCCGACCTGGCCGCCGGCAACACGCAGTTGGCCGCCCTCGGCCTGGACGACCGGCGCCGCGAACAGCTCTCGGTGGAGGTGCTGGAGACGGCGCTCGCCTGGGCGCTGGCCGGCACCCCCGGCCACGCCCAGGGGGCCGCCGAGCTCGGCACGCTGCCGGTGCGGGAGCGCGAACTGCGGTTCGCGCTGGAGAAGTCCTACCGGTCGCTGGCCCGACTGGCCGAGCGGTCGCAGGAGCGGATCGAACTGGTGGACCGGGCCAACCGCTCCCGGCCGCGAACGTGGGTGTGA
- a CDS encoding PP2C family protein-serine/threonine phosphatase, with product MTSCPECAEPLDSADVFCENCGHSLTAPPPTANDPRAAAAEPACTHCAAGRIGADGFCGSCGMAGPNPRDHVELSLAGAAGVSDRGLRHHRNEDSFALAATTLPDGKPAVVAVVCDGVSSSDRPDEASQTAADNAGEALLGALEHGEAPESAMRTAIATAAAAVAALAADGPVPAPGHNAPACTLVSAVAAAGVVTVGWVGDSRAYWIPDDRGDAEPYRLTEDDSWAAGMVAAGLMAEAEAYADARAHAITGWLGADAEEVVPHTVAFTPHVPGVLVICTDGLWNYAEAATSLADLIGIDARAQPLDAARALVSFAVASGGHDNITVAVLPVEPDPAAGWSETVLDLPVIKASRPKPTVPPMPSFPPAVRSEQS from the coding sequence ATGACCAGCTGTCCCGAATGCGCCGAACCGCTCGACTCCGCGGACGTGTTCTGCGAGAACTGCGGCCACAGCCTGACCGCCCCGCCGCCGACCGCCAACGACCCGCGCGCGGCGGCGGCCGAGCCGGCCTGCACGCACTGCGCGGCCGGCCGGATCGGCGCCGACGGCTTCTGCGGGTCCTGCGGGATGGCCGGGCCGAACCCGCGCGACCACGTCGAGCTCTCGCTGGCCGGCGCGGCCGGGGTGAGCGACCGGGGCCTGCGGCACCACCGCAACGAGGACTCCTTCGCGCTCGCCGCCACCACGCTGCCGGACGGCAAGCCGGCCGTGGTCGCGGTGGTCTGCGACGGCGTCTCCTCCTCCGACCGGCCCGACGAGGCGTCACAGACCGCCGCCGACAACGCCGGTGAGGCGCTGCTCGGCGCGCTGGAGCACGGCGAGGCGCCGGAGTCGGCGATGCGCACGGCGATCGCCACCGCCGCCGCGGCGGTGGCGGCACTGGCCGCCGACGGCCCGGTCCCGGCGCCCGGGCACAACGCCCCGGCCTGCACCCTGGTCAGCGCGGTGGCCGCGGCCGGCGTGGTCACCGTCGGCTGGGTCGGCGACAGCCGGGCCTACTGGATCCCGGACGACCGCGGCGACGCCGAGCCCTACCGGCTGACCGAGGACGACTCCTGGGCGGCCGGCATGGTCGCGGCCGGCCTGATGGCCGAGGCCGAGGCCTACGCCGACGCCCGGGCGCACGCGATCACCGGCTGGCTGGGCGCGGACGCCGAGGAGGTCGTCCCGCACACCGTCGCCTTCACCCCGCACGTGCCCGGGGTGCTGGTGATCTGCACCGACGGCCTGTGGAACTACGCCGAGGCCGCCACCTCGCTGGCCGACCTGATCGGCATCGACGCCCGCGCCCAACCGCTGGACGCCGCCCGCGCGCTGGTCTCCTTCGCGGTGGCCTCCGGCGGGCACGACAACATCACGGTCGCCGTGCTGCCGGTCGAACCCGACCCGGCGGCCGGCTGGTCCGAGACGGTGCTGGACCTCCCGGTGATCAAGGCGTCCCGCCCCAAGCCGACCGTCCCGCCGATGCCCAGCTTCCCCCCGGCCGTCCGCAGCGAGCAGAGCTGA
- a CDS encoding vWA domain-containing protein, translating into MASLTKSNLPRFTTEIFQNEYLAEGSREVNAIVTVTATGGGTTGGRPLGLAADAGPGAGQEAAVVLMVDCSGSMDYPPTKMRNARDATAVAIDTIRDGVAFAVVAGTHEAKEIYPATGSLAIASAATREAAKQSLRRLTAGGGTAIGTWLALADKLFLTRTDIAIRHGILLTDGRNEHEKPEDLQRSLDRVSGHFTADCRGVGTDWEVAELRKIASALLGTADIVAEPADLAEDFRSMMTAAMGKQVADVALRVWTPANAQVKFVKQVAPDLEDLTERRAEAGPRAGDYPTGSWGDESRDYHVCVEVPTAAVGNEMLAARISLVLPGADGTAEVLAQGLVRAVWTDDLASSTRISPQVAHYTGQAELAGAIQEGLEAKRAGDLDTATAKLGAAVRLAHQTGNEGTFKLLQKVVDVVDPKEGTVRFRKDVSEADSMTLETRSTKTVRVAARKKAE; encoded by the coding sequence ATGGCCAGTCTGACCAAGTCGAACCTGCCCAGGTTCACCACCGAGATCTTCCAGAACGAGTACCTCGCGGAAGGCTCCCGCGAGGTCAACGCGATCGTCACCGTCACCGCCACCGGCGGCGGCACCACCGGCGGGCGCCCGCTGGGCTTGGCGGCCGACGCCGGCCCGGGCGCCGGCCAGGAGGCCGCGGTGGTGCTGATGGTGGACTGCTCGGGGTCGATGGACTACCCGCCGACCAAGATGCGCAACGCCCGCGACGCGACGGCGGTGGCGATCGACACGATCCGCGACGGGGTCGCCTTCGCGGTCGTCGCGGGCACCCACGAGGCCAAGGAGATCTACCCGGCCACCGGCTCGCTGGCGATCGCCTCGGCCGCCACCCGGGAGGCCGCCAAGCAGTCGCTGCGCCGGCTCACCGCCGGCGGCGGCACCGCGATCGGCACCTGGCTGGCGCTCGCCGACAAGCTCTTCCTGACCCGCACCGACATCGCGATCCGGCACGGCATCCTGCTCACCGACGGGCGCAACGAGCACGAGAAGCCCGAGGACCTGCAGCGCTCCCTGGACCGGGTGAGCGGCCACTTCACCGCGGACTGCCGCGGCGTCGGGACGGACTGGGAGGTGGCCGAGCTGCGCAAGATCGCCTCGGCGCTGCTCGGCACCGCCGACATCGTCGCCGAACCGGCCGACCTGGCCGAGGACTTCCGCTCGATGATGACCGCCGCCATGGGCAAGCAGGTGGCCGACGTGGCGCTGCGGGTCTGGACCCCGGCCAACGCCCAGGTCAAGTTCGTCAAGCAGGTCGCGCCGGACCTGGAGGACCTGACCGAGCGGCGGGCCGAGGCCGGGCCGCGGGCCGGCGACTACCCGACCGGCTCCTGGGGCGACGAGAGCCGCGACTACCACGTCTGCGTCGAGGTGCCGACCGCCGCAGTGGGCAACGAGATGCTGGCCGCCCGGATCAGCCTGGTGCTGCCCGGCGCCGACGGCACCGCGGAGGTGCTGGCCCAGGGCCTGGTCCGCGCGGTGTGGACCGACGACCTGGCCTCCTCCACCCGGATCAGCCCGCAGGTGGCGCACTACACCGGGCAGGCCGAGCTGGCCGGCGCGATCCAGGAGGGCCTGGAGGCCAAGCGGGCCGGCGACCTGGACACCGCCACCGCCAAGCTCGGCGCGGCCGTCCGGCTGGCCCACCAGACCGGCAACGAGGGCACCTTCAAGCTGCTGCAGAAGGTCGTCGACGTGGTGGACCCGAAGGAGGGCACGGTCCGGTTCCGCAAGGACGTCAGCGAGGCGGACTCGATGACCCTGGAGACCCGCTCCACCAAGACCGTCCGGGTGGCGGCCCGCAAGAAGGCCGAGTAG